A genomic region of Pelodiscus sinensis isolate JC-2024 chromosome 1, ASM4963464v1, whole genome shotgun sequence contains the following coding sequences:
- the CAND1 gene encoding cullin-associated NEDD8-dissociated protein 1 gives MASASYHISNLLEKMTSSDKDFRFMATNDLMTELQKDSIKLDDDSERKVVKMILKLLEDKNGEVQNLAVKCLGPLVSKVKEYQVETIVDTLCTNMLSDKEQLRDISSIGLKTVIGELPPASSGSALAANVCKKITGRLTSAIAKQEDVSVQLEALDIMADMLSRQGGLLVNFHPSILTCLLPQLTSPRLAVRKRTIIALGHLVMSCGNIVFVDLIEHLLTELSKNDSMSTTRTYIQCIAAISRQAGHRIGEYLEKIIPLVVKFCNIDDDELREYCIQAFESFVRRCPKEVYPHVSTIINICLKYLTYDPNYNYDDEDEDENAMDADGGDDDDQGSDDEYSDDDDMSWKVRRAAAKCLDAVVSTRHEMLPEFYKTVSPALIARFKEREENVKADVFHAYLSLLKQTRPVQSWLCDPDAMEQGETPLTMLQSQVPNIVKALHKQMKEKSVKTRQCCFNMLTELVNVLPGALTQHIPVLVPGIIFSLNDKSSSSNLKIDALSCLYVILCNHSPQVFHPHVQALVPPVVACVGDPFYKITSEALLVTQQLVKVIRPLDQPSSFDATPYIKDLFTCTIKRLKAADIDQEVKERAISCMGQIICSLGDNLGTDLPSTLQIFLERLKNEITRLTTVKALTLIAGSPLKIDLRPILGEGVPILASFLRKNQRALKLGTLSALDILIKNYSDSLTAAMIDAVLDELPPLISESDMHVSQMAISFLTTLAKVYPSSLSKISGSILNELIGLVRSPLLQGGALSAMLEFFQALVVTGTSNLGYMDLLRMLTGPVYSQSTALTHKQSYYSIAKCVAALTRACPKEGPAVVGQFIQDVKNSRSTDSIRLLALLSLGEVGHHIDLSGQIELKSVILEAFSSPSEEVKSAASYALGSISVGNLPEYLPFVLQEITSQPKRQYLLLHSLKEIISSASVVGLKPYVENIWALLLKHCECAEEGTRNVVAECLGKLTLIDPETLLPRLKGYLASGSSYARSSVVTAVKFTISDHPQPIDPLLKNCIGDFLKTLEDPDLNVRRVALVTFNSAAHNKPSLIRDLLDTVLPHLYNETKVRKELIREVEMGPFKHTVDDGLDIRKAAFECMYTLLDSCLDRLDIFEFLNHVEDGLKDHYDIKMLTFLMLVRLSTLCPSAVLQRLDRLVEPLRATCTTKVKANSVKQEFEKQDELKRSAMRAVAALLTIPEAEKSPLMSEFQSQISSNPELAAIFESIQKDSSSTNLESMDTS, from the exons TCTTGGCCCTTTGGTGAGTAAAGTGAAGGAGTATCAAGTGGAGACCATCGTGGATACCCTCTGTACTAACATGCTTTCAGATAAAGAGCAACTGCGTGATATTTCAAGTATTGGCCTTAAAACAGTCATTGGAGAACTTCCTCCAGCTTCCAGCG GATCTGCATTAGCAGCTAATGTTTGTAAAAAGATCACAGGGCGTCTTACAAGTGCAATAGCCAAGCAGGAAGATGTGTCTGTCCAATTAGAGGCATTGGATATCATGGCTGATATGCTGAGCAG GCAAGGAGGACTGCTTGTTAACTTCCATCCTTCAATTCTGACCTGTCTGCTCCCCCAGCTGACTAGTCCCAGGCTTGCTGTGAGGAAAAGAACTATCATAGCTCTTGGTCATCTGGTCATGAGTTGTGGCAATATAGTTTTTGTTGACCTCATTGAACATCTGTTGACAGAGCTGTCTAAAAATGATTCCATGTCAACAACTAGGACCTATATACAGTGTATTGCTGCTATCAGTAGGCAAGCAGGTCATAGAATAG GTGAATATCTTGAGAAAATAATCCCTTTAGTGGTAAAATTTTGTAACATAGATGATGATGAACTAAGAGAATATTGCATTCAAGCCTTTGAATCTTTTGTAAGGAG ATGTCCTAAGGAAGTTTATCCTCATGTCTCTACCATTATAAACATTTGTCTTAAATACCTTACCTATGATCCTAATTATAATTATGATGATGAAGATGAAGATGAAAATGCCATGGATGCTGATGGTGGTGATGACGATGATCAAG GGAGTGATGATGAATATAGTGATGATGATGATATGAGCTGGAAAGTGAGACGTGCAGCTGCTAAATGTTTAGATGCTGTGGTTAGCACACGACATGAAATGCTTCCAGAATTCTACAAGACCGTGTCTCCTGCTTTAATAGCCAGATTCAAAGAGCGTGAGGAGAATGTAAAAGCGGATGTTTTCCATGCATATCTTTCTCTTTTAAAACAAACTCGACCTGTACAGAGTTGGCTGTGTGATCCTGATGCAATGGAACAAGGAGAAACACCTTTGACAATGCTTCAGAGTCAG GTTCCCAACATAGTTAAAGCTTTGCACAAACAGATGAAGGAGAAGAGTGTGAAGACACGTCAGTGTTGTTTTAACATGCTAACTGAGCTGGTAAATGTTTTACCTGGAGCCCTAACACAACACATTCCTGTACTTGTGCCAG GGATCATTTTTTCACTGAATGACAAATCAAGTTCCTCTAATTTGAAGATTGATGCTTTGTCTTGTCTGTACGTGATACTGTGTAACCATTCTCCCCAAGTCTTCCATCCTCATGTTCAAGCACTGGTTCCTCCAGTTGTAGCTTGTGTTGGAGATCCTTTTTACAAGATAACATCAGAGGCACTTCTAGTTACACAGCAGCTTGTGAAGGTCATTCGTCCTTTAGACCAGCCTTCTTCCTTTGATGCCACACCTTACATCAAAGATTTGTTTACTTGCACCATCAAGAGACTGAAGGCTGCTGACATTGACCAGGAAGTAAAAGAGAGGGCAATCTCGTGTATGGGCCAGATCATCTGTAGCCTTGGTGATAATCTAGGCACTGACCTGCCTAGCACACTTCAGATCTTCCTAGAGAGACTAAAGAATGAGATCACTCGGCTAACTACAGTGAAAGCATTGACGCTGATTGCTGGCTCTCCTTTGAAGATAGATCTGAGACCAATCCTGGGTGAAGGAGTTCCTATCCTTGCGTCTTTCCTCAGAAAAAACCAGCGAGCTTTAAAATTGGGCACGCTTTCTGCTCTAGATATCTTAATTAAAAATTACAGTGACAGCTTGACAGCTGCCATGATTGATGCTGTCCTAGATGAGCTTCCACCTCTTATCAGTGAAAGTGATATGCATGTTTCACAGATGGCCATCAGTTTTCTGACTACATTGGCTAAAGTttatccttcctccctttcaaaGATCAGTGGATCCATTCTTAATGAACTTATTGGCCTGGTGAGATCACCTTTATTGCAGGGTGGAGCACTTAGTGCTATGCTAGAATTTTTCCAAGCTCTGGTTGTGACTGGAACCAGTAACTTAGGATATATGGATTTATTACGCATGTTAACAGGACCAGTGTACTCACAGAGCACTGCACTTACTCACAAGCAGTCTTATTATTCCATTGCCAAATGTGTAGCTGCCCTTACACGAGCTTGCCCTAAAGAGGGACCAGCTGTGGTAGGTCAGTTCATTCAAGATGTCAAGAATTCAAGGTCTACAGATTCCATTCGACTTTTAGCTTTGCTGTCTCTTGGGGAAGTTGGGCATCATATTGACCTAAGTGGACAAATTGAGCTCAAGTCTGTAATACTAGAAGCTTTCTCCTCTCCTAGTGAAGAAGTCAAGTCCGCAGCATCTTATGCTCTAGGCAGTATTAGTGTTGGCAATCTTCCTGAATATCTACCATTTGTTTTACAAGAAATAACCAGTCAGCCTAAGAGGCAATACCTTCTTCTCCATTCCTTGAAAGAAATAATTAGTTCTGCATCAGTGGTAGGCCTCAAACCGTATGTTGAAAACATCTGGGCTTTACTGCTGAAACACTGTGAGTGTGCAGAAGAGGGTACCAGGAATGTTGTTGCTGAATGCTTGGGCAAGCTTACTTTAATAGACCCAGAGACTCTGCTGCCACGGCTCAAAGGATATTTGGCATCAG GGTCATCATATGCTCGAAGTTCAGTGGTTACTGCGGTGAAGTTCACCATTTCTGATCATCCACAACCTATTGATCCACTATTAAAGAACTGCATAG GTGATTTTCTAAAAACATTGGAAGACCCTGATCTCAATGTAAGGAGAGTCGCCCTAGTGACATTTAATTCAGCGGCACACAATAAACCATCACTAATAAGGGACCTTTTAGATACTGTGCTTCCTCATCTTTACAATGAAACAAAAGTCAGAAAGGAACTAATAAGAGAG gtGGAAATGGGACCATTCAAGCATACAGTTGATGATGGGCTGGACATTAGAAAGGCAGCTTTTGAGTGCATGTATACTCTTTTAGACAGCTGTCTGGATAGGCTAGATATATTTGAATTCCTAAACCATGTTGAAGATGGTTTGAAGGATCATTATGACATTAAG ATGCTAACGTTTTTAATGTTGGTGAGACTGTCTACCCTTTGTCCAAGTGCAGTACTGCAGAGGTTGGATAGGCTTGTCGAACCCTTACGTGCCACATGTACAACAAAG GTAAAGGCAAACTCAGTGAAACAGGAATTTGAAAAACAAGATGAACTGAAGcggtctgccatgagggcagtagCAGCCCTTCTAACAATTCCAGAAGCAGAGAAGAGTCCGTTAATGAGTGAATTTCAGTCACAGATAAGCTCTAACCCTGAGCTGGCGGCCATCTTTGAAAGTATCCAGAAAGATTCATCATCCACTAACTTAGAATCAATGGACACTAGTTAG